The proteins below are encoded in one region of Engystomops pustulosus chromosome 8, aEngPut4.maternal, whole genome shotgun sequence:
- the LOC140075541 gene encoding uncharacterized protein, translating into MKMASPWGDFLDVHLVVAKFNMDGSDTEEKMIPKVEEEEAKEEEEGAWEGGHDAGAGDCQDDAIAQSSEEHLMSSDITADDCEITQDTYKNGARKTDLPSALPSNDPSSDPITLGFCSDTSQTKRKKRSRQRGDEQLRASAGQKTFSCSECVKCFRFKSLLIRHEIIHTGEKPYLCLVCGKGFREKRNLCKHERIHTGEKRHSCSECGKGFTEKKDLYRHQRIHTGEKPFSCFECSRCFPSNAHLILHQRVHTGEKPFSCSECGKCFTTKRELVNHQRTHTGEKPFSCSECRKSFTVKSSLVIHQRIHTGEKPFSCPECGKCFRMKADLLNHQKLHTGEKPFSCPECGKCFRMKAELVNHQRIHTGEKPFSCPECGKSFNLKYELVKHQKLHTGEKPFSCSECGKCFTLKSSLVSHERIHTGEKPFSCSECGKCFAHKSGLAAHRRMHTDEKP; encoded by the exons TAGCGAAGTTTAACATGGATGGAAGTGACACTGAGGAGAAGATGATCCCCAAGGTGGAGGAAGAAGAggcgaaggaggaggaggagggagcctgggaaggaggacatgacgctgggGCCGGGGACTGCCAGGATG ATGCCATCGCccagagctcagaggaacatctgatgtcTTCAGATATCACAGCAGATGATTGTGAGATTACACAAGATACATATAAAAATGGCGCCAGAAAAACGGATTTACCCTCCGCCCTTCCCAGCAATGACCCATCATCTGATCCTATTACATTGGGCTTCTGTTCTGATACATCCCAGACTAAGAGGAAGAAAAGAAGCCGCCAAAGAGGAGACGAACAACTAAGAGCTTCCGCTGGGCAGaagacattttcatgttcagaatgtgtcaAATGTTTCAGGTTTAAATCATTACTTATTAGACATGAGAtaattcacacgggagagaagccatatctATGTTTAgtatgtggaaaaggttttagagAGAAAAGAAATCTttgtaaacatgagagaattcacacgggggagaagcgacattcatgttcagaatgtggcaaaggcTTTACAGAGAAAAAAGATCTTTAtagacaccagagaattcacacaggggagaagccattttcatgctttgAATGTAGCAGATGTTTTCCCAGTAACGCACATCTTATACTACACCAAAgagttcacacaggggagaagccattttcatgttcagaatgtggtaaatgttttactaCTAAAAGAGAACTTGTaaaccatcagagaactcacacaggagagaagccattttcatgttcagaatgtagaAAATCTTTTACTGTGAAATCAAGCCTTGTtatccatcagagaattcacacaggggagaagccattttcatgtcccgaatgtggtaaatgttttag gaTGAAAGCAGATCTTTTAAACCATCAGAaacttcacacaggggagaagccattttcatgtcccgaatgtggtaaatgttttagaaTGAAAGCAGAACTAGtaaaccatcagagaattcacacaggggagaaaccattttcatgtcccgaatgtggtAAAAGTTTTAATTTGAAATATGAACTTGTAAAACATCAGAaacttcacacaggggagaagccattttcatgttcagaatgtgggaaatgttttactctgaAATCCAGCCTTGTTagccatgagagaattcacacaggggagaagccattttcatgctctgaatgtggaaaatgtttcgctCACAAATCAGGTCTTGCTGCACATCGTAGAATGCACACAGACGAGAAGCCATAG